The following proteins are co-located in the Prionailurus viverrinus isolate Anna chromosome A1, UM_Priviv_1.0, whole genome shotgun sequence genome:
- the RNF187 gene encoding E3 ubiquitin-protein ligase RNF187 → MGKSWVCRTCSPGSALKVLWARPLVHLCRTGGYFCGFPGLGLLGNQAGTLAEKPSGTRRSWWIGDLFNTESTGDERWGEGVVSVPAAQRSRRRRGPSLTPSLRIRLAPTTRQRKPCPRPRSSDPDSYGRTRFLAVNAEKGGAGTQGRARPQRSRLCLSISTFSGSSGPASVLPVPAGPLSGHGMPRRMHHRLCGRVHVERCMPSGCTAAPGKGPHGAACAQLFHGERAHAGPGVQRDCMGVGPRVAVARGKGPRGAVRVERLLGGRSARGGCTRKGPTQDGACPAAARGKDPPDKARAGRLHAAGSARGSCTRKRPTQDRAYPAVAGEGPTKAFSSPAPTAQGRGARRPEGWSTSLPGPGRGRAHRCLDLPGESVAAGTPKEERAPLPGLCNGSTAARIPRSEAHLCQDPAWSAPLPGPCVGRPAVPAPRVPVAILVHVLGSPAVFSIPVPGLRLVSGRPRPHSLVTVPPPAPFRRASAAAALALPAEAACALCQRAPREPVRADCGHRFCRACVVRFWAEEDGPFPCPECADDCWQRAVEPGRPPLSRRLLALEEAAAAPARDGPASEAALQLLCRADGGPLCAACRMAAGPEPPEWEPRWRKALRGKENKGSVEIMRKDLNDARDLHGQAESAAAVWKGHVMDRRKKALTDYKKLRAFFAEEEERFLQEADKEEGSAEDEDTDPAERFGSLLQAVSELERRHRNLGLSMLLQ, encoded by the exons AAAGCACAGGAGATgaaagatggggggagggggtggtcagCGTCCCAGCTGCACAAAGGTCACGGAGGCGGCGAGGCCCCTCCCTCACGCCGTCCTTGCGGATCCGCCTGGCCCCAACGACACGCCAGCGGAAGCCCTGTCCTCGCCCTCGGAGTTCAGACCCAGACTCTTATGGACGCACGCGTTTCCTGGCAGTGAACGCAGAGAAGGGTGGAGCGGGAACTCAGGGAAGAGCGCGCCCCCAAAGGTCCCGCCTTTGCCTTAGTATTTCCACATTCTCCGGCTCCTCTGGTCCCGCCTCCGTCCTCCCAGTCCCCGCAGGGCCTCTTTCCG GCCACGGGATGCCCAGGAGAATGCACCACAGGCTCTGCGGGAGGGTTCACGTGGAGCGGTGCATGCCCAGCGGCTGCACGGCTGCACCGGGAAAGGGCCCACACGGGGCGGCGTGTGCCCAGCTCTTTCACGGGGAAAGGGCCCACGCGGGGCCGGGCGTGCAGAGGGATTGCATGGGGGTAGGTCCGCGCGTGGCGGTTGCACGAGGAAAGGGCCCACGCGGTGCGGTGCGTGTAGAGCGGTTGCTTGGGGGTAGGTCAGCGCGTGGCGGTTGCACGAGGAAAGGGCCCACGCAGGACGGCGCATGCCCAGCGGCTGCACGGGGGAAAGACCCACCCGACAAGGCGCGTGCAGGGCGGTTGCATGCGGCAGGGTCCGCGCGTGGCAGTTGCACGAGGAAAAGGCCCACGCAGGACCGCGCGTACCCAGCCGTTGCAGGAGAGGGCCCCACCAAGGCCTTTTCCAGCCCCGCCCCGACAGCGCAGGGGCGGGGTGCTCGCCGCCCAG AGGGGTGGAGTACATCGCTGCCAGGACCCGGGAGGGGACGCGCGCACCGCTGCCTGGACCTTCCCGGGGAGAGTGTTGCTGCCGGGACTCCGAAGGAGGAGCGCGCACCCCTGCCAGGACTTTGTAACGGGAGCACGGCTGCCAGGATCCCAAGGAGTGAAGCACACCTCTGCCAGGACCCTGCGTGGAGCGCACCGCTGCCAGGACCCTGCGTGGGGCGCCCCGCCGTCCCCGCTCCGCGCGTCCCAGTCGCCATCCTGGTCCACGTCCTAGGCTCTCCGGCCGTGTTCTCCATCCCCGTCCCCGGTCTCCGCCTCGTCTCGGGCCGGCCTCGCCCGCACTCCCTGGTCACCGTGCCTCCGCCCGCGCCCTTCCGGAgggcctccgccgccgccgccctggCGCTGCCCGCCGAGGCCGCCTGCGCCCTGTGCCAGCGCGCGCCGCGAGAGCCGGTGCGCGCCGATTGCGGCCACCGCTTCTGCCGGGCGTGCGTGGTGCGCTTCTGGGCCGAGGAGGACGGGCCCTTCCCGTGCCCCGAGTGCGCCGACGACTGCTGGCAGCGCGCCGTGGAGCCCGGCCGCCCGCCGCTCAGCCGCCGGCTGCTGGCGCTCGAGGAGGCGGCCGCTGCGCCCGCGCGCGACGGCCCGGCCTCCGAAGCGGCGCTGCAGCTGCTGTGCCGTGCCGACGGGGGCCCGCTGTGCGCCGCCTGCCGCATGGCCGCGGGGCCCGAGCCGCCAGAGTGGGAGCCGCGCTGGAGGAAGGCGCTGCGCGGCAAG GAGAACAAGGGTTCTGTGGAGATCATGCGGAAAGACCTGAATGACGCCCGGGACCTGCACGGCCAGGCTGAGTCTGCTGCTGCCGTTTGGAAG GGACACGTGATGGACCGCAGGAAGAAGGCCCTGACTGACTACAAGAAGCTTCGGGCCTTCTTTGCCGAGGAGGAGGAGCGTTTCCTGCAGGAGGCGGATAAAGAGGAGGGGTCCGCAGAGGACGAGGACACAGACCCGGCCGAGCGCTTTGGGTCACTGCTGCAGGCTGTCTCGGAGCTGGAGAGGAGGCACCGCAACCTGGGACTCAGCATGCTGCTTCAG TGA